A region of the Echeneis naucrates chromosome 15, fEcheNa1.1, whole genome shotgun sequence genome:
CTAACCTTTCACTCTTTGTTTTAGGCGCCTCTTCTTCGCTCTCAGAATCGTCCTGCTGCTCAGTGGCCTGCTTCCGCCTCTTGGTGCGAGCTTCAGCCTTGCGGATGTTGGTAAGCACCTTATGGTGTTCTGCAGGCAGCATGCTCTTCACCAGCTCAAACCTGAAAACAAAGCAGGTAATCAGACGTAGCAAATAGTAATTCCCAAAGTGtgatcaaagaagaaaaaagtctcATATAGACTAATGCAGCTCAAATCGCAAATGATACAGATGCAAAAGAATGGCACAGTATTCAGATATGCAAAGCCAGCTGTAAACCTtctctcaaaacattttaagaggAGTCAGCTGCGTTTATCCTAAAAACAGCTGGTGCCATTCCTGAACAAAGTGCTCCTCTGTCAATGTCAGAATATGAATGTTATTCCAGTATTGTTTTTATCAACAGCTCTTCATAAACTCAACAAAATGGGTTTTCATCATCTGTGTTTACAAGAAGTCTGTTTTGGTGAAATGGAACCAAACTCAAGTTCAAACCAAAAATTAACTAAAAGAATCTCTTACAATGAAATATTAgctccaaataaaaaaatagcacAGAAACTAGAAGCCAATGTAATCCCCTGAAATCCCTCTGTTATTCAGTCAGCATATTATAAACCCACATCCAAAGtcaaaaaacactttaaagttATGATGATGCCAATGCCAAAGTACCAAAAAGTACCAAAAACAGAAAGGCTTAATGAATAGAAACAATTGTTTCACTTGTAGGAGATCGAATGAGAGGTGACACTTTGGTGCATTATATACCACTATTTCTCCACACTTACCCAAACTTCCTGATAAACTTGGTGAAGATGTTCTTCAGTTTTGTCCTGAAGTGCCTCCTCACATCATCATGGATGTTCCCAACGCCCTCCATCTGAACACAAGAGTAACATCCCTGTTACATGACATCATGGATATGTTTTTTCCTGGACTCAGTTTCCAGAAAGTACAATCCATACCATGACAGTGACATGTGAAGCCAGCGTCTTGGGGTCCATGATGAAAAGGATGACCTTGATGAAGCCCAAGGCTGCTTTGACTATCTCCCTGGTGcgggaggagagcagcagacaaATGTTGTGCAGCAGCTGTTCCATGGTGCTCACCTCTATGGAGTCTGTGGAAAGAAGAGGCAGCAAAGGAATCCAGATCAATCCACAAGCACAGACATTTAAAACtccaacaggaaacagctgaaagTCTGCAGGCCCACCTTTGTACTCAAACACTAATCGGGTTAGTGCGAGAACTGTACAGGTGATCATGGTGACAGAGCCTGTGAGTCCTGCATACACCAACATCAAATACTCCTCCATTGCATCTGGATCAGAGGAGAGattcaatttatatttttaactttCACACCTTACTTGGgtccacacaaacaggaagaagcaGAGGTCTGTTACCTTTTGTGTTCCCACAGAAGCGAACAAAAGCCTTTCCGACGTCCACCAGCAGGTTGTAGGCGTTCTTACGAGCACCGACAGACACCTCCTTCGTACATATAATCACCTGACAGAGAGAACAAGCTTGTGAAAATGACAACACTGGTGCATTCTGTGTTTGGCCATTTCAAGAATGCACATACCTCTGGCAGCAGTGTAGTGATAAAGGTTTTATGTTCTTCCCCGAGTCTTTTCACAATGTGGCTCAGACACTTCAGCCTTGGCtgagaaaaaagatgaaatgtaaATTGAGGGAGTCAGTCAGACACCACTGAACATCAAGAGATACACTCCCATCTATTGTCAgctttaatctctctctctctctttgccgCACTCTCACCCTCTTTGCTGGTGAAGAAGCGTTTTTCAGAGTCTCGAGCAGTACCACTTTGAGTGTTTCCAGATTCTCAACAACAAATGATCTacactcatctctctctcctccacacaTCTCCTCCAGCACACGGTATGCCTTCTTCTGCATGCCTGGCTCTTTgatctggaaaaacaaacagaccgACAGATGTGAGGTTAACGAGAAAGTCACTTAGATTCAATGCGCTCGAATTAAGCACATACGGTATATCTTTACCTCCAAATATGGCCTAATCAGCCCAAAGGTTTTAGTCATGGTGACCTCATCTAAGAAAGGAGCCATGGCAACCACAAGGTCCATCATTGACAACCTGAGAGgtagaggaaacaaaagaagaaaagtgaagacAGGATGAAGTGTAGTGACATTTTTCCTACTCTAAAATATATAACTAACTGATGAGGCGGATACACCTCTAAAGCAATCATCACGTATTCATATCCTACCGTGTGAACTCGGTGGAGTCTGTGCTGctcagtctgtctgtggctTTTTGCAGGAAAGTGCAGGTCATCTGAAGATGATTGAAGAGAGTgatacagaaacacaagaaatatgGAGTCAGAACAAAATGGATCTGTTCTATATGAATTATACCTGGAGGTTTTCAATAGCACAGTAATCATTTATAATGCAGTTAAATGATGTAAACTGAGATAAATAGCTTTAATCACTGAAACACATAGAAGCAGGATGTCCACAGACTTCTCTAACCTGCGTCTCAGTCACAGTTAGGTACACTTTGATGGTGTCCAGGACAGCCATCCTGTAGGTGCCAGACTCTCCAGCTGCAGGCTGCTGACTGTATACGTTGAAAAGGATGGGCAGGAAGTTCTTAGAGAAGCGTCCtacttctgtcttttcttcttctgcagacATAAAGCGGTTTTCCAATGGTTTGATCCAAAAGGCAAAGCAAATGTAGCAGTTTGTAAGTGCTGTTTATGGTCTTTCGGAACGTGTTTGTTCTCTTACCTGTGGAGCAGCTCTTGTTGATGATGGTGCGCAGAGCCTGGCACACTATAAGCCTCAGGTCTGGCCGTTCATTGATCGCCATACCAAGTGTGCGAGCGATGCTTTTGAAGGATACCACAAGGTCCACTGGGCATGTACAGAAGCCAGGGAGCATGGTCCAGATCTGAacaacaggaacagaaaaaaaaaaaaaaaaaaaaaaaaaagcactcatTCCTGTTTACTCATTCATTGACTCTTTATCCATAAGATAAGGTGCATTATCAATTTAAGTTACCTGAAGCTGCAAAGTCTGGTAGACTTTTGCTTCCAGTTTTTGTCCTTCTTGCTCCAGCTCTTCAGCTGCAACACAAGTAAAGAGTCAGGGAAAGGAAATTCACTTTTCTCCAATGTCAACTGGAGTGCCATTCATTTAGTTTACCTCTCTGCTTGAGTGTAGAGGCCAGAGGGAGGAAATATGACGCAAAGAATCCAAGGTGAGTGTTCTTCACATGATCCCGTATGACAGGGACCAACCAGCTCCGTGGGAACTCCAAATCATCACTTTCGTGGAAAAAAACCCCCAGACCTCAGTTAAACCACAACAATGGGGAGAAGACTTCACCAGTGTTTGTGCTGTCTATATGCCCTTACTCATAGCCGGTTATGTTGAGAGGAACAGCACTGAGCACAACTTCAGGTCCCATGCTCTCCACAGCTCCTCCTACAGCCAGGTCCAACTCTCCACTGAAGGGGAAGTGAGGAGTGGAGCGCAGGTCTGCCAGAGACTGCAAAGACTGTCCAGGACATGACGACACAAAGAATCAACCAATCGTTCACCTTTTTTACTCACACAaacctgaaaatgttttgtgacTTTACCTTGGCCATGACAGGGTGCGCTTGCTTCCCTGCAGCTCGATAGAAGCAGCCCAGGATCTGCAGCACGAATGGCCAAGAGGCATGGAAGCGATAAGACAATCCTTCTTCGACAATGCTGGAACAAAGACAACGAACATTTACATTAGTGCTGACTGATAAATtctattttcattgttattgttactTCCTTCCTCTCACATTTCTAAGACAACATCAACATTGAACAGTGTGGCACATTATAGATGTTCCTCCAATTCAGGCCTTGtctcttggggggggggggggggggcctgaAAAAAATTGACCAGCTTGGGAACATACCGAAACATTTTGCAGACATAAGAGGGATTTCCTGCAGAGGCAGTAGCACTAATGATGCCCATTTCATCCAAGCAAGGGGCAAGGCATTCAGTCAACAAAGTCTGAAAAAGAGTAGCATCAAACATCATCTTTAGACTTCCCTATTTAgattgtgtttttccaaaacacCTTGCGTTGTGCAATTTTAACAAATCACAATACTGTTATCAACTTCTATAGATGTGCTAAAGAGGATTTCTTTACCTTCATTGTGTTGGTGGCTGCAGAAACCACCTGTGCGTGAGGTGACAACAGGCAAGACATGCTAGCAGAGAAGAAGCGAGGGAGGTGACCCAAACTCAGAGAACTCTGCAAACTAGACAAAGACCGCTGATCAACAAACTGATAACGAATGCGACAAGACACTGCTGTGATAAAAACGCAGGTTGTTACCCCGCTAGATGAGTATGTGCCTTCTCCATGACGGCGAGCCAGGCCAGCAGAGGCTGCAGGTCATTCTCACTGGGCAGGTAGTCATACAGAGCCTGGGAGGCACAATGACAATTCTTAAACCTCATTTTGTACGACAGCCTCTGGCacaatttttattcatattgCACTCACTGTGATGATCTGTGCGTTGAGCTCTGGTGATAGGGTTGAAGCGTTTGGCTTTCCGCTGAACAGCTTGTGGAAGGCCTGCATGGCACTTGCTGTCACCAGCTACAATCACAACCACAGCAGGCTGATAAAACAGTGGATTCAAGTGTCTGTGTAAATGAACAATGTGTATCTGCTACCACttataattgtttttgtgttctcaCCACATGGCTAAGTGTCATCACTCTCAGCAGGGTCTCAcaacaggacttgacagctcCAAGAGGAAACGTCCCCATCAACTCCTTAAGAAGACCCAGCACATGAAGTGTGGTTGTGTCCTCTTTACtgcctattaaaaaaaaaaacaattacacatTAAAACTTACAACTTGCTTACCGTAATAACAGATTCAACAGTAAAGTAAACTGATAACGGGATAGTTTTACCTCCTGCCTGCTCCATTTCTTTGATACAGAACTTGGCTGTTGTCACTGCAGCAGGGTGATGGGTTGGCGCATTGCCTGTAAACAGGAAATCACTGCCTCTGAGAACAGAGCAAACGCCTTGCTGTGCTGCTTTGCGCACCTGGAGGAAAATTTGCACATTCAAAAAAatttactgaaaatgaaaccCAAATTCTATGTCAAATTCAACATGTAGGACTTCTGAGGCTGGTGAGACATACCTTGGGCTTGCTGTGCACTGTAAAGCTGAGAAGGCCATGGTAAGCCTGAAGAGTGGAAGGATAAGTCCAGACAGATGCATCCTGCTTCCTCAACAAAGTGGCCAGACATGACAAGATctataaatgcaaaaaagattATAGGTGcattatataaaacatataaaaagaaatctaaatttcatacaaaaaaatatgGAACACAACTAAAAAGCATTTAGTGCAGTCACAATGACCTTGATATTTGTCCACCAAAGAAATTCTCTCAGTGAGCTATTGCTGACAAATCAGAAACTTAATGCCAAGGCATGAATCATCAATCTTCACTGCAGTTTTAAACAATGATATACCTACAAAgcaacagacacagagacaaactgtACTCACCCATCTAAGGGCCGAAGCAGAGTCATTTGTGGCCTCTTTAGACATGATGTCCATCAGGGCCTTTGCAGTATCTGAGAACTTGGACACAAGAACTGGTGCAGGAACCCTAGAGAACACCatacagtgaaataataaaaaaaaatttgcccTTAAATCTAATTAGTTTCTGCAGGATTAAAGAGTGggttttttggggaaaaaaaaacagaacccACCGTTTCATGACAAGGTTGAGAAGATACGCCACAGCAGCCTGTGATTCTGATGATTCCACAACCTCCAGGGTggtcatcttaaaaaaaaaaaaaaaaaaatctcaatatCACTTGTAAACATGGATCAAGTCATTTGTTAAAGTCTAGCTGaatgttaaaacaacaacaataataataatagtaggTCCTTACCAAAGCAGCAAAGTACTCTGTTTCAGTCTCTTTTCCTCCTTGACTACGGATCACCTCAGTAACAGCTGCCAAAACTGCACATATCTGCGATGAATATGAGTTGACAATGTTACGACTTCAGGTGCACTGAAAGCTGCATGGATTTGCAAATGTAGTCATTTGTTTTACCGGTTCCTTCAAATGTTAATTTCTCTACACCAACACAAGAATTTGCACGACATCCCACAACACGTTAAACCATTTGGGATGCTGTGAGTAAATAATCTACTTTCAGTCTCTTCAACTCTTACCTCTTTGTGAGCAGCTGAATTGGACTCCCAGAAGCGCTGCACCTTTCTGAAGGTCAGGTTGGAGCAGTCCGATAGGCCACTGAGGAAAGTGCCAGAGGTTCTTTGCGATAACGCCTCATCTGGCTCTTCCTCCATGAAGGCATCTTTACGGCCGTCTGTGTTGACCTCCAGCGGACCTGCCTGCAGCTCATTGTGCAGCTTTAGAGCATCAACTGTCAGATCACTCTTTTCTGTAGGTGGGAGGAGATGAGCATTTACATATAACGGACTTCCATTTAGGTTAAGCAGAAGCAATATTTGTTTGGAGTCTTTATATGTGGCTTTGTATTCCACCACAGCatatcttaaaataaataaagataagaaCACGGAATGCTGATCTTTGGTCTTAAGGTTGTTTAAATGCTGAGGATTAGACCAAAAACAGTAAGAACAGTCACATGGAAAATGTGACTTAACCACAGTATTGACAGGAACATAACGTAAAAGGTTAAACCATTTAAGTGAAGAGACTTTAACtttgtgcattttaatttattattattattattattattatttgtgccAAAGCATTTTAGTTATCTATGCGGCATCAGCAATTATTGACAGACAAGTTTGGAAAAAATATCTCTTTGGCTCCCATGTACACACAAAGTACTTCAAATGCAAAGCTTTTCTAACTGACAAGGTATTTAAACAGTAGAAAACTGCATGCATCAAAGTCAAATGGAGTTTTCTATTGGCAACGTTGTTGTGATTGCTGAAACACACTCAATGGGGCAACGTATCAAGTTTTCTTAGCTGTTGGGAGTTAAAAGGCTAGCGCTGGCTAACATTAGCACCAGACCCACGTGTGAAGTGAGGCTCACCGGAGGGTCGGCTGAAGAAGCGGCTTTTAGCGGCCTGTCGGAAACGGCTCGTCTGCGGGTTTGAGTCACTGCTGTGTCCTTTCTTCCACCGTTTGAGTTTCGACCCAGTCCCGGATCGTAATTTCCCCGATTTGACCATTATCGGGGTTTAACATTAATCGCGTCAAGCCCGACTTCAGCGTCTCAGCTGCCGTTCGACTCTGTCGCTCACAAAGTGACGTCATGGAGGCGCCTCTGGTGTTGTTGTTATTCCGGAAGATGGCGCCGTCCACAGGCCGGCCAACTTACAAtatccccccaccccctttaGTGGAGCTAAAGGTAACAGCTCTGATTTGGCCCGAACATAAATATGCTTTTACTGTCATTCTGTTAAATACTTTTATAAAAACTAATCCTGCTTACTCATATTCATTCAGCCTGTTAAAACAGACAACAGATCAGGAGCATTCAGCAGTGTCAGCATTTCTCTGACAAACTTTCATTTGACAAGAAGGACTGCTGGAGAACCGCAgagatatatttcatttaaatgaaaagcaagtACCAGGGAAAGTCAAAAAACATACAGTTACCTTTTAGAAATCTTTATTACATTCTGTTTCTTCGTTATGAACAAACATTtgtggatggagtgtgcacatATTCACATAACCAAACAACACCTATGGAAActgaaatgtacatttttctttttcttaggaGTTTTCTGCCTACTTCTCAAAATGCAGAATTCTCaagaaaaataggaaaaatgAGAGAACGTAATTTCCTTATTTGGATCCCCATGTAAGCCATGTTCAGTTTATCATTAAGCACAAGTACGAACACACATGACAAGGAGGGGAACCCATGTAAACGACTGAGTTGagctgagagacagacaaacaaacagactggaCTGTGCATCTTAGGagtctactttttttttttatacctaaagtgtttcagtgcttttaaatatttttacttcgtttggaaagaggaaaaatacaaaaaggagCAATATAAAAGCAATAATTTCTTAtataaaaatgtacacaaaatTCTGCTGCAGTAACCAACTGGAACATGATTTCAAGCCCTACGCCTACGTCTGCAGCCCTCTCTGGCACGTCCTTTGACTCATCCTCACTACTTAACCATCTGTCTCACTCCTTAATTAGTTATGACTGAGGGGTTCACATTGACAATCACTTGGACAACAAAGTCCTTTTGGATTTTGGTATCTTGCAGGCGAATTTTGTCAGTCAGGAGCTTCCCAGAAAAGAACCACCTCTGGCGAATCACTTCAATGTCTTCCTGTTCCTCCAATTGTTTCTTTAGCTCAGCAATGGAGTCCGCCATGCTGGCTGTTAGACGCACATCCTTTCCTACGAAGACCACAACACATAGGGTTGACGCAAATGTTAGTGCAAGCTGTGAACACTTAAAAAGCTATGAATCATGCATTAGTCTCCAGGCAGATGAGAGCAGATGCAACAATATATCACATAGAAGGTTAAACCTGGTtaatagttatatatatatatatatatatatatatatatatatatatatatataaatacatacatgGCCTGGGTCATACTAGGTGATTCTTACCTGTTGATAACCGCACCCGTAGCTGGAAATCTTGTCTGCATGGTGGGGGCTGagcctgtttttgtgttgattcAGAAACTTTGCTCTCACAGGATGTTTCAGTGATGAGGTTGACGGGCGGGGCCAAAGTGTACGCTGGGAGCTGGTAGCGGTTTCCCAGTTCATCATAACTCTCTGTCAGAGAGCCTGCAGAGGAGGAATGACCTACATTATTTTCTAAAACCCTGACAGCAACTAACTTCAACCCCTTTACAGAAACTCTACTTGTTACTGTTGGGTATAAACCACAAGAAGTATGAGGCAGCTGCATTTACATTCTGTTCGTGTACATCACATTCACATCCTTCAACTAGTAAAGCAGTTAAAATCAAAAAAGATGTATGGACTGACAAATGTACAGGAGAAGAGAGCGTGTCATTTCCCCCTAATTCAGTCATGGCTTTGTGTGCACCAATCCATTCACAGCGGTCATGGAGCAATGCAAGTATTACGTAACTATTACAGCAGTAATCTCTGAACAAATGATGCATGGGATTCTGCAAACTGCCCTTTGACATTTGAAGAATTATTACAGTGAGTAATGCATTTGCGCTGTAAATTTCAGGACAGTTACAGCTTAAAATTGATAGGTGGATAAAGCACATTGTCATATCTGATAGTGTGCAGATGAGTGTGTGGTCATGAGCCTGTGAGCCATTTCATACCATGTGGCAGAGTGATGCAGGCTCCATCCACTATTGCCTGGGCTAGCTCCAGGTCATTGCACTCCGCAGCCAGGGCGGCTGCTCTGAGTGCATCCCAGATCTCTTTCCGTCCATCAAAGGCAGGAGCTGTATCCCAAAACTCATCTCTCTTACTCCTCAGCTGGCCCTCCGTCATCGGGTATTCACTTTTCCATTTTGGACGCTCCTTCTTTAGGGGCTCATTTCGTCcttgaaaatagaaaaagaaaaagaggataATGTCCACGCTGATCTACCTGCTTAGTATCCAGGTGGTCGACATTTTGGCTAAAACAATAAATGGCTGAGGTCTTTACCACATTAGCATTTTTACTCCTATAATAGTTCAGTAGATTTGTAAATACTGAATGCCTTTTGTCCTCAAGCAGAGCTGTGATCCAAA
Encoded here:
- the rrp12 gene encoding RRP12-like protein isoform X2, which produces MVKSGKLRSGTGSKLKRWKKGHSSDSNPQTSRFRQAAKSRFFSRPSEKSDLTVDALKLHNELQAGPLEVNTDGRKDAFMEEEPDEALSQRTSGTFLSGLSDCSNLTFRKVQRFWESNSAAHKEICAVLAAVTEVIRSQGGKETETEYFAALMTTLEVVESSESQAAVAYLLNLVMKRVPAPVLVSKFSDTAKALMDIMSKEATNDSASALRWILSCLATLLRKQDASVWTYPSTLQAYHGLLSFTVHSKPKVRKAAQQGVCSVLRGSDFLFTGNAPTHHPAAVTTAKFCIKEMEQAGGSKEDTTTLHVLGLLKELMGTFPLGAVKSCCETLLRVMTLSHVLVTASAMQAFHKLFSGKPNASTLSPELNAQIITALYDYLPSENDLQPLLAWLAVMEKAHTHLAGLQSSLSLGHLPRFFSASMSCLLSPHAQVVSAATNTMKTLLTECLAPCLDEMGIISATASAGNPSYVCKMFRIVEEGLSYRFHASWPFVLQILGCFYRAAGKQAHPVMAKSLQSLADLRSTPHFPFSGELDLAVGGAVESMGPEVVLSAVPLNITGYDDDLEFPRSWLVPVIRDHVKNTHLGFFASYFLPLASTLKQRAEELEQEGQKLEAKVYQTLQLQIWTMLPGFCTCPVDLVVSFKSIARTLGMAINERPDLRLIVCQALRTIINKSCSTEEEKTEVGRFSKNFLPILFNVYSQQPAAGESGTYRMAVLDTIKVYLTVTETQMTCTFLQKATDRLSSTDSTEFTRLSMMDLVVAMAPFLDEVTMTKTFGLIRPYLEIKEPGMQKKAYRVLEEMCGGERDECRSFVVENLETLKVVLLETLKNASSPAKRPRLKCLSHIVKRLGEEHKTFITTLLPEVIICTKEVSVGARKNAYNLLVDVGKAFVRFCGNTKDAMEEYLMLVYAGLTGSVTMITCTVLALTRLVFEYKDSIEVSTMEQLLHNICLLLSSRTREIVKAALGFIKVILFIMDPKTLASHVTVMMEGVGNIHDDVRRHFRTKLKNIFTKFIRKFGFELVKSMLPAEHHKVLTNIRKAEARTKRRKQATEQQDDSESEEEAPKTKSESIEDILAESDSDLSEDDGKGQKKVGKQQKGRAWLKEGEEDDPLNFLDPKVSQRVLATNPELKKGAKFNHGFKVTSDGRLIIKEDEEDVKDKEMKDILEEAGVKSKKSQKRRFQDGNFDEDMDVEPQLQYKAGGSGIHRPLGGSQDIGADYKSKKGKGDVKKEGKLDPYAYIPLKKAQLNRRKRAKLQGQFKGLVRGAQKGALSGKKMQKKKRKA
- the ubtd1a gene encoding ubiquitin domain-containing protein 1a, giving the protein MWQANCRRMHNLADWISGTVMGGCVGRSRTDGQGSARSSTRSKKRGGRNEPLKKERPKWKSEYPMTEGQLRSKRDEFWDTAPAFDGRKEIWDALRAAALAAECNDLELAQAIVDGACITLPHGSLTESYDELGNRYQLPAYTLAPPVNLITETSCESKVSESTQKQAQPPPCRQDFQLRVRLSTGKDVRLTASMADSIAELKKQLEEQEDIEVIRQRWFFSGKLLTDKIRLQDTKIQKDFVVQVIVNVNPSVITN
- the rrp12 gene encoding RRP12-like protein isoform X3 encodes the protein MVKSGKLRSGTGSKLKRWKKGHSSDSNPQTSRFRQAAKSRFFSRPSEKSDLTVDALKLHNELQAGPLEVNTDGRKDAFMEEEPDEALSQRTSGTFLSGLSDCSNLTFRKVQRFWESNSAAHKEICAVLAAVTEVIRSQGGKETETEYFAALILSCLATLLRKQDASVWTYPSTLQAYHGLLSFTVHSKPKVRKAAQQGVCSVLRGSDFLFTGNAPTHHPAAVTTAKFCIKEMEQAGGSKEDTTTLHVLGLLKELMGTFPLGAVKSCCETLLRVMTLSHVLVTASAMQAFHKLFSGKPNASTLSPELNAQIITALYDYLPSENDLQPLLAWLAVMEKAHTHLAGLQSSLSLGHLPRFFSASMSCLLSPHAQVVSAATNTMKTLLTECLAPCLDEMGIISATASAGNPSYVCKMFRIVEEGLSYRFHASWPFVLQILGCFYRAAGKQAHPVMAKSLQSLADLRSTPHFPFSGELDLAVGGAVESMGPEVVLSAVPLNITGYDDDLEFPRSWLVPVIRDHVKNTHLGFFASYFLPLASTLKQRAEELEQEGQKLEAKVYQTLQLQIWTMLPGFCTCPVDLVVSFKSIARTLGMAINERPDLRLIVCQALRTIINKSCSTEEEKTEVGRFSKNFLPILFNVYSQQPAAGESGTYRMAVLDTIKVYLTVTETQMTCTFLQKATDRLSSTDSTEFTRLSMMDLVVAMAPFLDEVTMTKTFGLIRPYLEIKEPGMQKKAYRVLEEMCGGERDECRSFVVENLETLKVVLLETLKNASSPAKRPRLKCLSHIVKRLGEEHKTFITTLLPEVIICTKEVSVGARKNAYNLLVDVGKAFVRFCGNTKDAMEEYLMLVYAGLTGSVTMITCTVLALTRLVFEYKDSIEVSTMEQLLHNICLLLSSRTREIVKAALGFIKVILFIMDPKTLASHVTVMMEGVGNIHDDVRRHFRTKLKNIFTKFIRKFGFELVKSMLPAEHHKVLTNIRKAEARTKRRKQATEQQDDSESEEEAPKTKSESIEDILAESDSDLSEDDGKGQKKVGKQQKGRAWLKEGEEDDPLNFLDPKVSQRVLATNPELKKGAKFNHGFKVTSDGRLIIKEDEEDVKDKDEGEMKDILEEAGVKSKKSQKRRFQDGNFDEDMDVEPQLQYKAGGSGIHRPLGGSQDIGADYKSKKGKGDVKKEGKLDPYAYIPLKKAQLNRRKRAKLQGQFKGLVRGAQKGALSGKKMQKKKRKA
- the rrp12 gene encoding RRP12-like protein isoform X1, translating into MVKSGKLRSGTGSKLKRWKKGHSSDSNPQTSRFRQAAKSRFFSRPSEKSDLTVDALKLHNELQAGPLEVNTDGRKDAFMEEEPDEALSQRTSGTFLSGLSDCSNLTFRKVQRFWESNSAAHKEICAVLAAVTEVIRSQGGKETETEYFAALMTTLEVVESSESQAAVAYLLNLVMKRVPAPVLVSKFSDTAKALMDIMSKEATNDSASALRWILSCLATLLRKQDASVWTYPSTLQAYHGLLSFTVHSKPKVRKAAQQGVCSVLRGSDFLFTGNAPTHHPAAVTTAKFCIKEMEQAGGSKEDTTTLHVLGLLKELMGTFPLGAVKSCCETLLRVMTLSHVLVTASAMQAFHKLFSGKPNASTLSPELNAQIITALYDYLPSENDLQPLLAWLAVMEKAHTHLAGLQSSLSLGHLPRFFSASMSCLLSPHAQVVSAATNTMKTLLTECLAPCLDEMGIISATASAGNPSYVCKMFRIVEEGLSYRFHASWPFVLQILGCFYRAAGKQAHPVMAKSLQSLADLRSTPHFPFSGELDLAVGGAVESMGPEVVLSAVPLNITGYDDDLEFPRSWLVPVIRDHVKNTHLGFFASYFLPLASTLKQRAEELEQEGQKLEAKVYQTLQLQIWTMLPGFCTCPVDLVVSFKSIARTLGMAINERPDLRLIVCQALRTIINKSCSTEEEKTEVGRFSKNFLPILFNVYSQQPAAGESGTYRMAVLDTIKVYLTVTETQMTCTFLQKATDRLSSTDSTEFTRLSMMDLVVAMAPFLDEVTMTKTFGLIRPYLEIKEPGMQKKAYRVLEEMCGGERDECRSFVVENLETLKVVLLETLKNASSPAKRPRLKCLSHIVKRLGEEHKTFITTLLPEVIICTKEVSVGARKNAYNLLVDVGKAFVRFCGNTKDAMEEYLMLVYAGLTGSVTMITCTVLALTRLVFEYKDSIEVSTMEQLLHNICLLLSSRTREIVKAALGFIKVILFIMDPKTLASHVTVMMEGVGNIHDDVRRHFRTKLKNIFTKFIRKFGFELVKSMLPAEHHKVLTNIRKAEARTKRRKQATEQQDDSESEEEAPKTKSESIEDILAESDSDLSEDDGKGQKKVGKQQKGRAWLKEGEEDDPLNFLDPKVSQRVLATNPELKKGAKFNHGFKVTSDGRLIIKEDEEDVKDKDEGEMKDILEEAGVKSKKSQKRRFQDGNFDEDMDVEPQLQYKAGGSGIHRPLGGSQDIGADYKSKKGKGDVKKEGKLDPYAYIPLKKAQLNRRKRAKLQGQFKGLVRGAQKGALSGKKMQKKKRKA